The proteins below are encoded in one region of Gallus gallus isolate bGalGal1 chromosome 12, bGalGal1.mat.broiler.GRCg7b, whole genome shotgun sequence:
- the XPC gene encoding DNA repair protein complementing XP-C cells isoform X4: MARKRKASVPRAPAGKRRPGGAGVRREREEEREEEREEGDFVEEKRSVKKSRAGVAAWKEDDGGAGAAKSANTPSKQKGVKRQAKENEISPENKGTRHKEQTCSDSLKAPRKEIKLKRESPIKKEMDEDNTDDDDDDESEDEWEDVEELQEPATDKLEEGAVLPAVVLPSNPVEIEIETPEQLKKRERREKRKAEFETYVRRMIKRFTKEVREDTHKVHLLCLLANGFYRNRICSQPDLHAIGLSIIPIHFTKVPAGQVDLLYISNLVKWFVGTFTVNDELSTEKGEPLQSTLERRFAIYAARDDEELVHIFLIILRALQLLCRLVLSLQPIPLKETKAKEKSTSKKQSLSSTSEGQESSGTTPKAVAKKCPCKKAKQDEKSSGSEEDNEESKKTKSAQTERTHKSKLTAGNREQKETRNVDSGLREKDVPVRPKNSRWRRVASKVCYKEESGSDEGSVSDFEISGEESDISDEDFETVSKKRRSSQGAQKSKFQVKLQDQPLPTAIGEYKNHPLYALKRHLLKYQAIYPESAAILGYCRGEAVYSRDCVHTLHSKDTWLKQARVVRIGEVPYKMVKGYSNQARKARLAEPANRDKADLALFGRWQTEEYQPPIAVDGKVPRNEYGNVYLFLPSMLPIGCVQLRLPNLNRLARKLDIDCAQAVTGFDFHGGYSHAVTDGYVVCEEYKEVLIAAWENEQAEIEKKEKEKREKRALGNWKLLTKGLLIRERLKQRYSIKVEPSAPETEKGGGFSSDEEGPSSGTAGGGMEIFWPRNRQAEKQKEKATRKSKQEKKEEAAQLFPFEKL; this comes from the exons ATGGCGAGGAAGCGCAAAGCGTCTGTCCCGCGGGCGCCTGCCGGCAAAAGGCGGCCCGGGGGGGCGGGAGTGCGGCGGGAACGTGAGGAGGAACGTGAGGAGGAACGTGAGGAGG GTGATTTTGTAGAGGAAAAACGCAGCGTAAAGAAGAGCAGAGCCGGAGTTGCAGCTTGGAAGGAGGATGATGGTGGTGCCGGAGCTGCCAAGTCAGCAAATACcccttcaaaacaaaaagggGTAAAACggcaagcaaaagaaaatgagataagCCCTGAAAATAAAGGGACTCGTCACAAAGAGCAAACGTGCAG TGACTCACTGAAGGCCCCTCGGAAGGAGATAAAATTGAAGAGAGAATCTCCTATTAAAAAAGAGATGGATGAAGACAATACTGATGATGATGACGATGATGAAAGTGAAGATGAATGGGAGGACGTGGAGG aacTCCAAGAGCCTGCCACAGATAAGTTAGAAGAAGGTGCTGTTCTTCCAGCGGTGGTGCTGCCAAGCAATCCTGTTGAGATAGAGATTGAAACCCCAGAACAActtaagaaaagagagagaag agagaaaaggaaagctgagtTTGAGACTTATGTTCGGAGAATGATTAAACGTTTCACTAAGGAAGTTCGTGAGGACACACATAAG GTTCATCTCTTGTGTTTATTAGCAAATGGTTTCTATAGGAACAGGATCTGCAGCCAGCCAGATCTTCATGCCATTGGTCTATCCATCATCCCTATACACTTCACAAAAGTTCCTGCAGGCCAAGTGGACCTTCTCTACATTTCCAACTTGGTGAAATG GTTTGTTGGAACCTTCACAGTCAATGATGAGCTTTCCACTGAAAAAGGAGAGCCCCTTCAGTCGACCTTGGAGAGGCGCTTTGCCATCTATGCTGCACGAGATGATGAAGAGTTGGTTCAT atatttttaattattctcaGAGCGTTGCAGCTGCTGTGTCGCCTCGTGCTGTCCTTACAGCCCATTCCTCTCAAGGAGACGAAGGCAAAG GAAAAAAGCACATCCAAGAAGCAGTCGCTCAGCAGTACCTCTGAGGGGCAGGAGAGCTCAGGCACAACACCAAAAGCTGTGGCAAAAAAGTGCCCCTGCAAAAAAGCCAAACAGGATGAGAAATCATCAGGGAGTGAAGAAGACAATGAGGagtcaaagaaaacaaaaagtgctCAGACCGAAAGGACACACAAGTCAAAACTGACAGCAGGCAACagggaacagaaagaaactaGGAATGTCGACAGTGGTTTAAGGGAAAAAGATGTGCCGGTCAGGCCTAAGAACAGTCGCTGGAGACGAGTGGCCTCCAAAGTGTGTTACAAAGAAGAGAGTGGAAGTGATGAGGGCAGTGTTTCTGACTTTGAGATTTCAGGAGAGGAAAGTGATATCTCTGATGAGGACTTTGAAACTGTCTCTAAAAAGCGGAGAAGCTCACAAGGTGCCCAGAAATCAAAG TTTCAGGTTAAGCTTCAGGATCAGCCTCTACCAACAGCAATTGGAGAGTACAAAAACCACCCTCTGTATGCACTGAAGAGGCATCTATTGAAATATCAGGCCATCTATCCTGAGTCAGCTGCTATCCTAGGGTACTGCAGGGGAGAGGCTGTTTACTCGAG GGACTGTGTACACACACTCCACTCCAAGGACACTTGGCTTAAGCAGGCTCGAGTGGTGAGGATTGGAGAAGTGCCTTACAAA ATGGTGAAGGGCTATTCCAACCAGGCAAGGAAGGCACGCCTTGCAGAGCCTGCAAACCGGGACAAAGCGGACCTGGCGCTGTTTGGTCGCTGGCAGACAGAGGAGTATCAACCGCCCATAGCAGTGGATGGAAAG GTTCCTCGGAATGAATATGGAAACGTCTATCTCTTCCTGCCCTCTATGTTACCCATTGGTTGTGTGCAGCTTAGACTCCCCAACCTGAACAGATTGGCACGGAAGCTGGACATTGACTGTGCTCAGGCTGTCACTGGATTTGACTTTCATGGTGGCTACTCACACGCAGT TACTGATGGCTATGTTGTCTGTGAAGAATATAAAGAGGTGCTCATTGCTGCCTGGGAGAATGAAcaagcagaaatagaaaagaaggagaaggag AAGCGTGAGAAGAGAGCTCTGGGGAACTGGAAGTTGCTGACAAAAGGACTTCTCATTAGAGAGAGACTGAAGCAACGCTACTCCATCAAG gtTGAGCCATCAGCACCTGagacagagaaaggaggaggattCTCCTCTGATGAAGAAGGCCCGAGTTCAGGGACTGCAGGAGGAGGCATGGAAATTTTTTGGCCCCGAAATCGCcaggcagagaagcagaaagagaaggcaactagaaaaagcaagcaagaaaagaaggaagaagcagcacagttgtttccttttgaaaaacTGTGA
- the XPC gene encoding DNA repair protein complementing XP-C cells isoform X3, translating into MARKRKASVPRAPAGKRRPGGAGVRREREEEREEEREEGDFVEEKRSVKKSRAGVAAWKEDDGGAGAAKSANTPSKQKGVKRQAKENEISPENKGTRHKEQTCSDSLKAPRKEIKLKRESPIKKEMDEDNTDDDDDDESEDEWEDVEELQEPATDKLEEGAVLPAVVLPSNPVEIEIETPEQLKKRERREKRKAEFETYVRRMIKRFTKEVREDTHKVHLLCLLANGFYRNRICSQPDLHAIGLSIIPIHFTKVPAGQVDLLYISNLVKWFVGTFTVNDELSTEKGEPLQSTLERRFAIYAARDDEELVHIFLIILRALQLLCRLVLSLQPIPLKETKAKEKSTSKKQSLSSTSEGQESSGTTPKAVAKKCPCKKAKQDEKSSGSEEDNEESKKTKSAQTERTHKSKLTAGNREQKETRNVDSGLREKDVPVRPKNSRWRRVASKVCYKEESGSDEGSVSDFEISGEESDISDEDFETVSKKRRSSQGAQKSKVMTVKSPKSETSESRLSRNSLGVEPRPHAQRKRNKIISSDEDDGQQMVRKVVGTDQWLEVFLEREDRWVCVDCVHGIVGQPQQCFTYATKPLSYIVGFDNDGSIKDVTQRYDPVWMTMTRKKRVDPEWWEDTLQPYKSPFVDRDKKEETEFQVKLQDQPLPTAIGEYKNHPLYALKRHLLKYQAIYPESAAILGYCRGEAVYSRDCVHTLHSKDTWLKQARVVRIGEVPYKMVKGYSNQARKARLAEPANRDKADLALFGRWQTEEYQPPIAVDGKVPRNEYGNVYLFLPSMLPIGCVQLRLPNLNRLARKLDIDCAQAVTGFDFHGGYSHAVTDGYVVCEEYKEVLIAAWENEQAEIEKKEKEKREKRALGNWKLLTKGLLIRERLKQRYSIKVEPSAPETEKGGGFSSDEEGPSSGTAGGGMEIFWPRNRQAEKQKEKATRKSKQEKKEEAAQLFPFEKL; encoded by the exons ATGGCGAGGAAGCGCAAAGCGTCTGTCCCGCGGGCGCCTGCCGGCAAAAGGCGGCCCGGGGGGGCGGGAGTGCGGCGGGAACGTGAGGAGGAACGTGAGGAGGAACGTGAGGAGG GTGATTTTGTAGAGGAAAAACGCAGCGTAAAGAAGAGCAGAGCCGGAGTTGCAGCTTGGAAGGAGGATGATGGTGGTGCCGGAGCTGCCAAGTCAGCAAATACcccttcaaaacaaaaagggGTAAAACggcaagcaaaagaaaatgagataagCCCTGAAAATAAAGGGACTCGTCACAAAGAGCAAACGTGCAG TGACTCACTGAAGGCCCCTCGGAAGGAGATAAAATTGAAGAGAGAATCTCCTATTAAAAAAGAGATGGATGAAGACAATACTGATGATGATGACGATGATGAAAGTGAAGATGAATGGGAGGACGTGGAGG aacTCCAAGAGCCTGCCACAGATAAGTTAGAAGAAGGTGCTGTTCTTCCAGCGGTGGTGCTGCCAAGCAATCCTGTTGAGATAGAGATTGAAACCCCAGAACAActtaagaaaagagagagaag agagaaaaggaaagctgagtTTGAGACTTATGTTCGGAGAATGATTAAACGTTTCACTAAGGAAGTTCGTGAGGACACACATAAG GTTCATCTCTTGTGTTTATTAGCAAATGGTTTCTATAGGAACAGGATCTGCAGCCAGCCAGATCTTCATGCCATTGGTCTATCCATCATCCCTATACACTTCACAAAAGTTCCTGCAGGCCAAGTGGACCTTCTCTACATTTCCAACTTGGTGAAATG GTTTGTTGGAACCTTCACAGTCAATGATGAGCTTTCCACTGAAAAAGGAGAGCCCCTTCAGTCGACCTTGGAGAGGCGCTTTGCCATCTATGCTGCACGAGATGATGAAGAGTTGGTTCAT atatttttaattattctcaGAGCGTTGCAGCTGCTGTGTCGCCTCGTGCTGTCCTTACAGCCCATTCCTCTCAAGGAGACGAAGGCAAAG GAAAAAAGCACATCCAAGAAGCAGTCGCTCAGCAGTACCTCTGAGGGGCAGGAGAGCTCAGGCACAACACCAAAAGCTGTGGCAAAAAAGTGCCCCTGCAAAAAAGCCAAACAGGATGAGAAATCATCAGGGAGTGAAGAAGACAATGAGGagtcaaagaaaacaaaaagtgctCAGACCGAAAGGACACACAAGTCAAAACTGACAGCAGGCAACagggaacagaaagaaactaGGAATGTCGACAGTGGTTTAAGGGAAAAAGATGTGCCGGTCAGGCCTAAGAACAGTCGCTGGAGACGAGTGGCCTCCAAAGTGTGTTACAAAGAAGAGAGTGGAAGTGATGAGGGCAGTGTTTCTGACTTTGAGATTTCAGGAGAGGAAAGTGATATCTCTGATGAGGACTTTGAAACTGTCTCTAAAAAGCGGAGAAGCTCACAAGGTGCCCAGAAATCAAAGGTAATGACTGTAAAAAGCCCTAAAAGTGAGACTTCAGAATCAAGGCTATCCAGAAATTCTTTGGGAGTTGAGCCAAGACCTCAtgcacagagaaagagaaacaaaataatttctagtGATGAGGATGATGGGCAGCAGATGGTACGGAAAGTGGTTGGCACAGACCAGTGGCTAGAGGTTTTCCTTGAACGTGAGGACAGGTGGGTGTGTGTAGACTGTGTTCATGGCATTGTTGGCCAACCCCAGCAGTGCTTCACATATGCCACAAAGCCACTTTCCTACATTGTGGGATTTGACAACGATGGGAGCATCAAGGATGTGACACAAAGATATGACCCAGTGTGGATGACGATGACAAGGAAAAAACGTGTGGACCCTGAGTGGTGGGAAGACACACTGCAGCCATATAAAAGTCCCTTTGTGGACAGAGACAAGAAGGAGGAAACGGAG TTTCAGGTTAAGCTTCAGGATCAGCCTCTACCAACAGCAATTGGAGAGTACAAAAACCACCCTCTGTATGCACTGAAGAGGCATCTATTGAAATATCAGGCCATCTATCCTGAGTCAGCTGCTATCCTAGGGTACTGCAGGGGAGAGGCTGTTTACTCGAG GGACTGTGTACACACACTCCACTCCAAGGACACTTGGCTTAAGCAGGCTCGAGTGGTGAGGATTGGAGAAGTGCCTTACAAA ATGGTGAAGGGCTATTCCAACCAGGCAAGGAAGGCACGCCTTGCAGAGCCTGCAAACCGGGACAAAGCGGACCTGGCGCTGTTTGGTCGCTGGCAGACAGAGGAGTATCAACCGCCCATAGCAGTGGATGGAAAG GTTCCTCGGAATGAATATGGAAACGTCTATCTCTTCCTGCCCTCTATGTTACCCATTGGTTGTGTGCAGCTTAGACTCCCCAACCTGAACAGATTGGCACGGAAGCTGGACATTGACTGTGCTCAGGCTGTCACTGGATTTGACTTTCATGGTGGCTACTCACACGCAGT TACTGATGGCTATGTTGTCTGTGAAGAATATAAAGAGGTGCTCATTGCTGCCTGGGAGAATGAAcaagcagaaatagaaaagaaggagaaggag AAGCGTGAGAAGAGAGCTCTGGGGAACTGGAAGTTGCTGACAAAAGGACTTCTCATTAGAGAGAGACTGAAGCAACGCTACTCCATCAAG gtTGAGCCATCAGCACCTGagacagagaaaggaggaggattCTCCTCTGATGAAGAAGGCCCGAGTTCAGGGACTGCAGGAGGAGGCATGGAAATTTTTTGGCCCCGAAATCGCcaggcagagaagcagaaagagaaggcaactagaaaaagcaagcaagaaaagaaggaagaagcagcacagttgtttccttttgaaaaacTGTGA
- the XPC gene encoding DNA repair protein complementing XP-C cells isoform X1, with protein MARPLPLRGGGICSPLWRGSAKRLSRGRLPAKGGPGGRECGGNVRRNVRRNVRRVSARGPASGVWRLCLGGGCQPASPELGSPPCRTGPFRRARAGGDFVEEKRSVKKSRAGVAAWKEDDGGAGAAKSANTPSKQKGVKRQAKENEISPENKGTRHKEQTCSDSLKAPRKEIKLKRESPIKKEMDEDNTDDDDDDESEDEWEDVEELQEPATDKLEEGAVLPAVVLPSNPVEIEIETPEQLKKRERREKRKAEFETYVRRMIKRFTKEVREDTHKVHLLCLLANGFYRNRICSQPDLHAIGLSIIPIHFTKVPAGQVDLLYISNLVKWFVGTFTVNDELSTEKGEPLQSTLERRFAIYAARDDEELVHIFLIILRALQLLCRLVLSLQPIPLKETKAKEKSTSKKQSLSSTSEGQESSGTTPKAVAKKCPCKKAKQDEKSSGSEEDNEESKKTKSAQTERTHKSKLTAGNREQKETRNVDSGLREKDVPVRPKNSRWRRVASKVCYKEESGSDEGSVSDFEISGEESDISDEDFETVSKKRRSSQGAQKSKVMTVKSPKSETSESRLSRNSLGVEPRPHAQRKRNKIISSDEDDGQQMVRKVVGTDQWLEVFLEREDRWVCVDCVHGIVGQPQQCFTYATKPLSYIVGFDNDGSIKDVTQRYDPVWMTMTRKKRVDPEWWEDTLQPYKSPFVDRDKKEETEFQVKLQDQPLPTAIGEYKNHPLYALKRHLLKYQAIYPESAAILGYCRGEAVYSRDCVHTLHSKDTWLKQARVVRIGEVPYKMVKGYSNQARKARLAEPANRDKADLALFGRWQTEEYQPPIAVDGKVPRNEYGNVYLFLPSMLPIGCVQLRLPNLNRLARKLDIDCAQAVTGFDFHGGYSHAVTDGYVVCEEYKEVLIAAWENEQAEIEKKEKEKREKRALGNWKLLTKGLLIRERLKQRYSIKVEPSAPETEKGGGFSSDEEGPSSGTAGGGMEIFWPRNRQAEKQKEKATRKSKQEKKEEAAQLFPFEKL; from the exons ATGGCCCGTCCTCTTCCCCTCCGAGGGGGCGGGATCTGCTCGCCGCTATGGCGAGGAAGCGCAAAGCGTCTGTCCCGCGGGCGCCTGCCGGCAAAAGGCGGCCCGGGGGGGCGGGAGTGCGGCGGGAACGTGAGGAGGAACGTGAGGAGGAACGTGAGGAGGGTGAGTGCAAGGGGCCCGGCTTCTGGGGTCTGGAGGCTGTGCCTTGGGGGAGGGTGTCAGCCAGCCAGCCCGGAGCTCGGCAGCCCCCCGTGCCGGACAGGGCCGTTCCGCCGGGCCAGGGCTGGAG GTGATTTTGTAGAGGAAAAACGCAGCGTAAAGAAGAGCAGAGCCGGAGTTGCAGCTTGGAAGGAGGATGATGGTGGTGCCGGAGCTGCCAAGTCAGCAAATACcccttcaaaacaaaaagggGTAAAACggcaagcaaaagaaaatgagataagCCCTGAAAATAAAGGGACTCGTCACAAAGAGCAAACGTGCAG TGACTCACTGAAGGCCCCTCGGAAGGAGATAAAATTGAAGAGAGAATCTCCTATTAAAAAAGAGATGGATGAAGACAATACTGATGATGATGACGATGATGAAAGTGAAGATGAATGGGAGGACGTGGAGG aacTCCAAGAGCCTGCCACAGATAAGTTAGAAGAAGGTGCTGTTCTTCCAGCGGTGGTGCTGCCAAGCAATCCTGTTGAGATAGAGATTGAAACCCCAGAACAActtaagaaaagagagagaag agagaaaaggaaagctgagtTTGAGACTTATGTTCGGAGAATGATTAAACGTTTCACTAAGGAAGTTCGTGAGGACACACATAAG GTTCATCTCTTGTGTTTATTAGCAAATGGTTTCTATAGGAACAGGATCTGCAGCCAGCCAGATCTTCATGCCATTGGTCTATCCATCATCCCTATACACTTCACAAAAGTTCCTGCAGGCCAAGTGGACCTTCTCTACATTTCCAACTTGGTGAAATG GTTTGTTGGAACCTTCACAGTCAATGATGAGCTTTCCACTGAAAAAGGAGAGCCCCTTCAGTCGACCTTGGAGAGGCGCTTTGCCATCTATGCTGCACGAGATGATGAAGAGTTGGTTCAT atatttttaattattctcaGAGCGTTGCAGCTGCTGTGTCGCCTCGTGCTGTCCTTACAGCCCATTCCTCTCAAGGAGACGAAGGCAAAG GAAAAAAGCACATCCAAGAAGCAGTCGCTCAGCAGTACCTCTGAGGGGCAGGAGAGCTCAGGCACAACACCAAAAGCTGTGGCAAAAAAGTGCCCCTGCAAAAAAGCCAAACAGGATGAGAAATCATCAGGGAGTGAAGAAGACAATGAGGagtcaaagaaaacaaaaagtgctCAGACCGAAAGGACACACAAGTCAAAACTGACAGCAGGCAACagggaacagaaagaaactaGGAATGTCGACAGTGGTTTAAGGGAAAAAGATGTGCCGGTCAGGCCTAAGAACAGTCGCTGGAGACGAGTGGCCTCCAAAGTGTGTTACAAAGAAGAGAGTGGAAGTGATGAGGGCAGTGTTTCTGACTTTGAGATTTCAGGAGAGGAAAGTGATATCTCTGATGAGGACTTTGAAACTGTCTCTAAAAAGCGGAGAAGCTCACAAGGTGCCCAGAAATCAAAGGTAATGACTGTAAAAAGCCCTAAAAGTGAGACTTCAGAATCAAGGCTATCCAGAAATTCTTTGGGAGTTGAGCCAAGACCTCAtgcacagagaaagagaaacaaaataatttctagtGATGAGGATGATGGGCAGCAGATGGTACGGAAAGTGGTTGGCACAGACCAGTGGCTAGAGGTTTTCCTTGAACGTGAGGACAGGTGGGTGTGTGTAGACTGTGTTCATGGCATTGTTGGCCAACCCCAGCAGTGCTTCACATATGCCACAAAGCCACTTTCCTACATTGTGGGATTTGACAACGATGGGAGCATCAAGGATGTGACACAAAGATATGACCCAGTGTGGATGACGATGACAAGGAAAAAACGTGTGGACCCTGAGTGGTGGGAAGACACACTGCAGCCATATAAAAGTCCCTTTGTGGACAGAGACAAGAAGGAGGAAACGGAG TTTCAGGTTAAGCTTCAGGATCAGCCTCTACCAACAGCAATTGGAGAGTACAAAAACCACCCTCTGTATGCACTGAAGAGGCATCTATTGAAATATCAGGCCATCTATCCTGAGTCAGCTGCTATCCTAGGGTACTGCAGGGGAGAGGCTGTTTACTCGAG GGACTGTGTACACACACTCCACTCCAAGGACACTTGGCTTAAGCAGGCTCGAGTGGTGAGGATTGGAGAAGTGCCTTACAAA ATGGTGAAGGGCTATTCCAACCAGGCAAGGAAGGCACGCCTTGCAGAGCCTGCAAACCGGGACAAAGCGGACCTGGCGCTGTTTGGTCGCTGGCAGACAGAGGAGTATCAACCGCCCATAGCAGTGGATGGAAAG GTTCCTCGGAATGAATATGGAAACGTCTATCTCTTCCTGCCCTCTATGTTACCCATTGGTTGTGTGCAGCTTAGACTCCCCAACCTGAACAGATTGGCACGGAAGCTGGACATTGACTGTGCTCAGGCTGTCACTGGATTTGACTTTCATGGTGGCTACTCACACGCAGT TACTGATGGCTATGTTGTCTGTGAAGAATATAAAGAGGTGCTCATTGCTGCCTGGGAGAATGAAcaagcagaaatagaaaagaaggagaaggag AAGCGTGAGAAGAGAGCTCTGGGGAACTGGAAGTTGCTGACAAAAGGACTTCTCATTAGAGAGAGACTGAAGCAACGCTACTCCATCAAG gtTGAGCCATCAGCACCTGagacagagaaaggaggaggattCTCCTCTGATGAAGAAGGCCCGAGTTCAGGGACTGCAGGAGGAGGCATGGAAATTTTTTGGCCCCGAAATCGCcaggcagagaagcagaaagagaaggcaactagaaaaagcaagcaagaaaagaaggaagaagcagcacagttgtttccttttgaaaaacTGTGA
- the XPC gene encoding DNA repair protein complementing XP-C cells isoform X2, giving the protein MIKRFTKEVREDTHKVHLLCLLANGFYRNRICSQPDLHAIGLSIIPIHFTKVPAGQVDLLYISNLVKWFVGTFTVNDELSTEKGEPLQSTLERRFAIYAARDDEELVHIFLIILRALQLLCRLVLSLQPIPLKETKAKEKSTSKKQSLSSTSEGQESSGTTPKAVAKKCPCKKAKQDEKSSGSEEDNEESKKTKSAQTERTHKSKLTAGNREQKETRNVDSGLREKDVPVRPKNSRWRRVASKVCYKEESGSDEGSVSDFEISGEESDISDEDFETVSKKRRSSQGAQKSKVMTVKSPKSETSESRLSRNSLGVEPRPHAQRKRNKIISSDEDDGQQMVRKVVGTDQWLEVFLEREDRWVCVDCVHGIVGQPQQCFTYATKPLSYIVGFDNDGSIKDVTQRYDPVWMTMTRKKRVDPEWWEDTLQPYKSPFVDRDKKEETEFQVKLQDQPLPTAIGEYKNHPLYALKRHLLKYQAIYPESAAILGYCRGEAVYSRDCVHTLHSKDTWLKQARVVRIGEVPYKMVKGYSNQARKARLAEPANRDKADLALFGRWQTEEYQPPIAVDGKVPRNEYGNVYLFLPSMLPIGCVQLRLPNLNRLARKLDIDCAQAVTGFDFHGGYSHAVTDGYVVCEEYKEVLIAAWENEQAEIEKKEKEKREKRALGNWKLLTKGLLIRERLKQRYSIKVEPSAPETEKGGGFSSDEEGPSSGTAGGGMEIFWPRNRQAEKQKEKATRKSKQEKKEEAAQLFPFEKL; this is encoded by the exons ATGATTAAACGTTTCACTAAGGAAGTTCGTGAGGACACACATAAG GTTCATCTCTTGTGTTTATTAGCAAATGGTTTCTATAGGAACAGGATCTGCAGCCAGCCAGATCTTCATGCCATTGGTCTATCCATCATCCCTATACACTTCACAAAAGTTCCTGCAGGCCAAGTGGACCTTCTCTACATTTCCAACTTGGTGAAATG GTTTGTTGGAACCTTCACAGTCAATGATGAGCTTTCCACTGAAAAAGGAGAGCCCCTTCAGTCGACCTTGGAGAGGCGCTTTGCCATCTATGCTGCACGAGATGATGAAGAGTTGGTTCAT atatttttaattattctcaGAGCGTTGCAGCTGCTGTGTCGCCTCGTGCTGTCCTTACAGCCCATTCCTCTCAAGGAGACGAAGGCAAAG GAAAAAAGCACATCCAAGAAGCAGTCGCTCAGCAGTACCTCTGAGGGGCAGGAGAGCTCAGGCACAACACCAAAAGCTGTGGCAAAAAAGTGCCCCTGCAAAAAAGCCAAACAGGATGAGAAATCATCAGGGAGTGAAGAAGACAATGAGGagtcaaagaaaacaaaaagtgctCAGACCGAAAGGACACACAAGTCAAAACTGACAGCAGGCAACagggaacagaaagaaactaGGAATGTCGACAGTGGTTTAAGGGAAAAAGATGTGCCGGTCAGGCCTAAGAACAGTCGCTGGAGACGAGTGGCCTCCAAAGTGTGTTACAAAGAAGAGAGTGGAAGTGATGAGGGCAGTGTTTCTGACTTTGAGATTTCAGGAGAGGAAAGTGATATCTCTGATGAGGACTTTGAAACTGTCTCTAAAAAGCGGAGAAGCTCACAAGGTGCCCAGAAATCAAAGGTAATGACTGTAAAAAGCCCTAAAAGTGAGACTTCAGAATCAAGGCTATCCAGAAATTCTTTGGGAGTTGAGCCAAGACCTCAtgcacagagaaagagaaacaaaataatttctagtGATGAGGATGATGGGCAGCAGATGGTACGGAAAGTGGTTGGCACAGACCAGTGGCTAGAGGTTTTCCTTGAACGTGAGGACAGGTGGGTGTGTGTAGACTGTGTTCATGGCATTGTTGGCCAACCCCAGCAGTGCTTCACATATGCCACAAAGCCACTTTCCTACATTGTGGGATTTGACAACGATGGGAGCATCAAGGATGTGACACAAAGATATGACCCAGTGTGGATGACGATGACAAGGAAAAAACGTGTGGACCCTGAGTGGTGGGAAGACACACTGCAGCCATATAAAAGTCCCTTTGTGGACAGAGACAAGAAGGAGGAAACGGAG TTTCAGGTTAAGCTTCAGGATCAGCCTCTACCAACAGCAATTGGAGAGTACAAAAACCACCCTCTGTATGCACTGAAGAGGCATCTATTGAAATATCAGGCCATCTATCCTGAGTCAGCTGCTATCCTAGGGTACTGCAGGGGAGAGGCTGTTTACTCGAG GGACTGTGTACACACACTCCACTCCAAGGACACTTGGCTTAAGCAGGCTCGAGTGGTGAGGATTGGAGAAGTGCCTTACAAA ATGGTGAAGGGCTATTCCAACCAGGCAAGGAAGGCACGCCTTGCAGAGCCTGCAAACCGGGACAAAGCGGACCTGGCGCTGTTTGGTCGCTGGCAGACAGAGGAGTATCAACCGCCCATAGCAGTGGATGGAAAG GTTCCTCGGAATGAATATGGAAACGTCTATCTCTTCCTGCCCTCTATGTTACCCATTGGTTGTGTGCAGCTTAGACTCCCCAACCTGAACAGATTGGCACGGAAGCTGGACATTGACTGTGCTCAGGCTGTCACTGGATTTGACTTTCATGGTGGCTACTCACACGCAGT TACTGATGGCTATGTTGTCTGTGAAGAATATAAAGAGGTGCTCATTGCTGCCTGGGAGAATGAAcaagcagaaatagaaaagaaggagaaggag AAGCGTGAGAAGAGAGCTCTGGGGAACTGGAAGTTGCTGACAAAAGGACTTCTCATTAGAGAGAGACTGAAGCAACGCTACTCCATCAAG gtTGAGCCATCAGCACCTGagacagagaaaggaggaggattCTCCTCTGATGAAGAAGGCCCGAGTTCAGGGACTGCAGGAGGAGGCATGGAAATTTTTTGGCCCCGAAATCGCcaggcagagaagcagaaagagaaggcaactagaaaaagcaagcaagaaaagaaggaagaagcagcacagttgtttccttttgaaaaacTGTGA
- the LSM3 gene encoding U6 snRNA-associated Sm-like protein LSm3 has protein sequence MADEVDQQQTTNTVEEPLDLIRLSLDERIYVKMRNDRELRGRLHAYDQHLNMILGDVEETVTTIEIDEETYEEIYKSTKRNIPMLFVRGDGVVLVAPPLRVG, from the exons ATGGCGGACGAGGTGGACCAG caacaAACGACAAATACCGTTGAGGAGCCCCTCGATCTCATCAGGCTCAGTCTGGATGAGCGGATCTACGTGAAGATGAGGAATGATAGAGAGCTCAGAGGCAGGCTGCAC GCATATGATCAGCATTTAAATATGATTCTGGGTGATGTGGAAGAAACTGTAACAACAATAGAGATTGATGAAGAAACATATGAAGAGATTTATAAA TCTACCAAAAGGAATATTCCGATGCTCTTTGTCAGAGGTGACGGCGTTGTGCTTGTAGCTCCCCCACTGAGGGTTGGCTGA